A genome region from Nycticebus coucang isolate mNycCou1 chromosome 22, mNycCou1.pri, whole genome shotgun sequence includes the following:
- the LOC128575591 gene encoding mitochondrial pyruvate carrier 1-like, which yields MSTHFWGPVANWGLPVAAINDMNKFPEIISGRMTFALCCYSLIFMRFAYKVQPRNWLLFACHATNEVAQVIQGGWLIKYEMTKKASA from the coding sequence ATGAGTACGCACTTCTGGGGCCCAGTAGCTAACTGGGGTCTGCCGGTTGCTGCCATCAATGACATGAACAAATTTCCAGAGATTATCAGTGGGCGGATGACATTTGCCCTCTGTTGCTATTCTTTGATATTTATGAGATTTGCCTACAAGGTGCAGCCTCGAAACTGGCTTCTGTTTGCATGCCACGCAACAAATGAAGTAGCCCAGGTCATCCAGGGAGGATGGCTTATCAAATATGAGATGACTAAAAAGGCATCTGCCTAA